The following are encoded in a window of Carya illinoinensis cultivar Pawnee chromosome 15, C.illinoinensisPawnee_v1, whole genome shotgun sequence genomic DNA:
- the LOC122297014 gene encoding disease resistance protein RPV1-like: MTSSMSFRGLSSSSSSTVSSMWFYDVFLSFRGEDTRNTFIAHLHHTLLQNDIHTYIDKDKLRRGDEISPTLFQAIENSRLSIIVLSENYASSTWCLDELLNILNCKETKQQIVLPIFYHVNPSEVRNQRGSFGEALVVCVGKFNEDMKKVHR, encoded by the coding sequence ATGACTTCTTCCATGTCCTTCCGTGGactctcttcttcctcctcttctactGTTAGCTCTATGTGGTTTTACGATGTATTCTTGAGTTTTAGAGGAGAAGATACTCGCAATACTTTTATTGCCCATCTCCACCATACTTTGCTTCAAAATGACATCCACACCTACATAGACAAGGACAAGCTTAGAAGAGGTGATGAAATCTCACCTACACTTTTCCAAGCCATTGAAAATTCCCGACTTTCAATTATCGTGCTCTCAGAAAACTATGCATCATCTACTTGGTGCTTGGATGAATTGCTCAACATTCTCAATTGCAAGGAAACAAAGCAACAAATAGTTTTACCTATATTTTACCATGTAAATCCATCGGAAGTACGAAATCAAAGAGGTAGTTTTGGAGAAGCTTTGGTTGTATGTGTAGGAAAATTCAACGAAGACATGAAGAAGGTGCATAGGTAG